One Verrucomicrobiaceae bacterium genomic window carries:
- a CDS encoding autotransporter-associated beta strand repeat-containing protein: protein MMSFLTAMIPFLPASKFVVNSNATNWRVSSRRQWALRIALVAALGLMGVCNQPVRAASGAWTGLTDSTWAGANWSATPVPGTGDSATFNNDGNGNTTIDLGTGLTVATVIFDTASAAAFTLGSGGVGAQTLTLDTTGAITMNSTVAANQLVNANLTLGTAITGTTTINNSSTTNSLTIAGNILGGTGGAAGTKTLNIGGTAGAVNITGTINKGGASAINVINNGTGNVTLTGSGTSSLGTLRAVAGGTITVNNASANITVASASTFGGGSTQNGKLIVTAGTVAFSGGISTSANTPDGSGIVINGGTFSASTVSLTRTYNFSTTGGATTSTARNMGTSGFQVNNATATVAGAVNLAGSNSAASGQVSGTGSLTIGGELTIGAANNTRTTLFQVTGGTLTNTDTAGGGIVIGKGSATYASSGELLLTGGTTTTEKITFGMTGGFAGSYGNLTLNGASANLYIGSGGIVKATTNAYTDSINLTAGTLAAKADWSSSMAMNLNGTGVIIKAADAADAAHDITLSGVLSGANGFTKTGNGTLTLTGTNTYAGATNVTAGALQIGSGGVGTSGTGAVTVASGASLLGTGIVQGSSFTVSSGSIIHAGDGVASTDYGTLTFTPASGSGTFDFQSGSSTILGISPGSTSDKLVFTGTGTNTLLFNGNLSILPSTLSPLGPEVFDLMDWTGLGASPTFASRFLAASYSGLIMGNGDDNLGFDLPDISGTGYGWDISSFTTDGSIAIVAVPEPSRALLLICGIASLMLRRRRVPI, encoded by the coding sequence ATGATGAGTTTCCTTACTGCGATGATTCCGTTTCTGCCGGCTTCCAAATTCGTCGTGAATAGCAACGCCACAAATTGGCGGGTGAGTAGCAGGCGACAGTGGGCATTACGCATCGCATTGGTCGCGGCGCTTGGATTGATGGGTGTCTGCAACCAACCAGTCCGCGCAGCTAGTGGAGCATGGACGGGCTTGACGGATTCAACTTGGGCCGGCGCAAACTGGAGTGCTACGCCAGTTCCTGGCACAGGAGATTCGGCCACCTTCAACAATGATGGCAACGGCAATACCACCATTGATCTCGGCACTGGCCTCACAGTCGCCACCGTCATATTCGACACTGCCAGCGCAGCTGCCTTCACCCTTGGCTCCGGTGGTGTCGGTGCGCAAACACTCACCTTAGATACGACTGGCGCCATCACCATGAACAGCACCGTGGCTGCCAATCAGTTGGTCAATGCCAACCTCACCCTGGGCACCGCCATCACAGGGACCACCACGATCAACAACAGCAGCACCACCAACAGCCTGACCATCGCTGGCAACATCCTCGGTGGCACAGGCGGCGCAGCAGGCACGAAAACCCTCAACATCGGAGGAACCGCTGGAGCGGTCAATATAACGGGCACGATCAATAAAGGCGGTGCCTCCGCGATCAATGTGATCAATAACGGCACTGGTAACGTCACTCTCACTGGGAGTGGCACCAGCTCACTAGGCACACTGCGTGCTGTGGCTGGTGGCACCATCACCGTGAACAATGCCAGCGCCAATATTACGGTGGCCTCAGCTTCGACTTTTGGAGGTGGCAGCACTCAAAATGGAAAACTGATCGTCACGGCAGGCACCGTTGCTTTTAGTGGCGGCATTTCCACCTCCGCAAACACGCCCGACGGGTCAGGCATCGTCATCAACGGTGGAACCTTCAGTGCTTCCACCGTTTCTCTCACTCGAACCTATAACTTCTCCACTACTGGCGGAGCCACCACCAGCACAGCTCGGAACATGGGCACCAGCGGATTCCAGGTCAATAACGCCACGGCCACCGTAGCAGGAGCAGTGAACCTTGCCGGATCAAACTCTGCTGCGAGCGGACAAGTGAGTGGCACCGGTAGTCTTACCATTGGCGGCGAACTCACCATCGGTGCGGCGAACAACACACGCACAACTCTCTTTCAAGTCACCGGCGGCACACTCACCAACACCGATACCGCTGGTGGCGGCATCGTCATCGGTAAGGGCTCAGCCACCTATGCTTCTTCCGGCGAGCTATTGCTCACAGGAGGCACCACTACCACGGAGAAAATCACCTTTGGCATGACCGGTGGCTTTGCAGGTTCTTATGGCAATCTGACGCTGAATGGAGCATCGGCAAATCTCTACATTGGCAGCGGCGGTATCGTGAAGGCCACGACCAATGCCTACACAGACAGCATCAATCTTACGGCAGGAACACTCGCAGCCAAGGCTGATTGGTCCTCCTCAATGGCGATGAACCTCAATGGCACTGGCGTGATCATCAAAGCTGCTGACGCCGCTGATGCAGCACACGACATCACACTTTCAGGCGTCCTCTCAGGTGCCAATGGTTTCACAAAAACGGGAAATGGCACCCTCACTCTGACCGGCACCAACACCTACGCCGGTGCGACCAATGTCACAGCCGGTGCCTTGCAGATCGGTAGTGGCGGCGTTGGCACCAGTGGCACCGGCGCAGTCACCGTGGCCAGTGGAGCTAGCTTGCTGGGCACAGGCATCGTGCAGGGCAGTAGTTTCACTGTATCCAGCGGATCAATCATCCATGCGGGCGATGGTGTGGCATCGACGGACTATGGCACACTTACCTTCACACCTGCATCTGGTAGCGGCACATTCGACTTTCAATCCGGCAGCAGCACCATTTTGGGCATCAGTCCTGGTTCAACCTCAGACAAGCTGGTTTTCACTGGCACTGGCACCAACACACTTCTTTTTAATGGCAATCTCTCGATCCTTCCATCGACGCTCTCACCCTTAGGGCCGGAGGTTTTTGATCTCATGGACTGGACAGGTCTGGGAGCTTCTCCCACTTTTGCCTCACGCTTTCTCGCAGCCTCTTATAGTGGGCTGATTATGGGCAATGGAGATGACAATCTCGGCTTCGATCTGCCCGACATCAGCGGCACTGGCTACGGCTGGGACATCAGCAGCTTCACCACAGACGGCTCCATTGCCATCGTCGCTGTGCCCGAGCCTTCACGGGCTCTACTGCTAATCTGCGGTATCGCCAGTTTGATGCTCCGTCGTCGTCGGGTGCCCATTTGA
- a CDS encoding response regulator transcription factor, with translation MTSISIVEDNPGLGESLRAVVDSTPDCRCIGLWQSGEAALRDLPALKPDVVLMDIHLPGISGIETTARLKMQHPDVLVMMVTVYRDHDKIFEALKAGASGYLLKRSSPAEVRKAIMELREGGAPMSAEIARRVVEAFHRPAVPSSDAAKLSKRETEILELLSQGHANKEIAHRLSLSIETVRVHLKRIYDKLHVHSRTEAAMKFRDLNRGPGTI, from the coding sequence ATGACCTCCATCTCCATCGTCGAAGACAATCCCGGGCTCGGGGAGAGCCTGCGAGCAGTCGTGGATAGTACACCGGATTGCCGCTGCATCGGACTATGGCAGAGTGGTGAGGCGGCATTGAGAGACTTGCCTGCATTGAAGCCCGATGTCGTGCTCATGGATATTCATCTGCCGGGCATCTCAGGCATTGAGACGACCGCCAGATTGAAAATGCAGCATCCTGATGTGCTGGTGATGATGGTCACCGTGTATCGCGACCACGATAAGATCTTCGAAGCACTCAAGGCTGGTGCTAGCGGCTACCTGCTGAAGCGCTCGTCGCCCGCTGAGGTGCGCAAAGCTATCATGGAGCTTCGGGAAGGTGGTGCCCCCATGAGCGCCGAGATCGCTCGGCGCGTGGTGGAGGCGTTTCATAGGCCCGCCGTGCCATCAAGCGATGCGGCCAAGCTCTCCAAACGGGAAACCGAGATTCTCGAATTGCTCTCCCAAGGCCACGCGAACAAGGAAATCGCCCACCGCCTAAGCCTCAGCATCGAGACCGTGCGAGTGCATCTGAAGCGCATTTATGACAAGCTGCACGTCCACTCCCGGACCGAAGCCGCGATGAAGTTCCGCGACCTGAATCGCGGTCCGGGCACGATTTGA
- a CDS encoding sugar phosphate isomerase/epimerase — translation MRFAICNETYQSGTFDDMCADVAAAGYTGIELAPFTLAEDPRLLAEADAVSLCSKAKNHGLEILGLHWLLTKPSWFHITTPDVLQRRETAKFGRHLVRLCAAMGGKIMVWGSPKARNTLPEWSYEDAFARAADTVREVALEAGKYGVTLAMEPLGRKETNFLNTAEETIRFCKQVDHPACKLHLDVKAMSDESKSIPDIIRDSRDWFVHFHTNDPNLRGPGQGEVKYEPIIAALREVNYTGWLSTEVFDYKPDAPTIARQSIEYLKKVMG, via the coding sequence ATGCGCTTCGCTATCTGCAACGAAACTTATCAATCCGGGACCTTCGACGATATGTGCGCCGATGTCGCGGCGGCAGGCTATACGGGGATCGAGTTGGCTCCGTTCACGCTGGCTGAGGATCCTCGTTTGCTGGCTGAGGCGGATGCGGTCTCGCTCTGTTCGAAGGCTAAAAACCATGGGTTGGAAATCCTGGGCTTGCATTGGTTGCTGACAAAGCCGTCTTGGTTCCATATCACGACGCCGGATGTGCTTCAGCGCCGGGAGACGGCAAAGTTTGGTCGTCATTTGGTTCGGCTTTGTGCGGCGATGGGCGGCAAAATCATGGTCTGGGGGAGCCCGAAGGCTCGAAACACGCTGCCGGAGTGGAGTTATGAGGACGCTTTCGCTCGTGCTGCGGATACCGTGCGTGAAGTCGCTCTTGAGGCAGGTAAGTATGGGGTGACTCTTGCGATGGAGCCACTAGGGCGGAAGGAAACGAATTTTCTGAATACCGCAGAGGAGACGATTCGGTTCTGTAAACAGGTCGATCACCCTGCTTGTAAGTTACACCTTGATGTGAAGGCGATGAGTGATGAATCCAAGTCTATCCCGGACATAATTCGAGATAGCAGGGATTGGTTTGTCCATTTCCATACGAATGATCCCAATTTACGCGGCCCAGGCCAGGGCGAGGTGAAGTATGAACCGATTATTGCTGCGTTGCGTGAGGTGAACTACACGGGGTGGTTGAGCACGGAGGTGTTTGATTACAAACCGGATGCACCCACCATCGCTCGGCAGAGCATCGAGTACCTGAAAAAGGTGATGGGCTAA